One window of the Zea mays cultivar B73 chromosome 3, Zm-B73-REFERENCE-NAM-5.0, whole genome shotgun sequence genome contains the following:
- the LOC100274196 gene encoding Bowman-Birk type bran trypsin inhibitor-like isoform X1: MAMGAASILLMMVSLETLLLAAGAGAGGTIRLSSDVGDLVTAMARARARAKHQLRDEERPWGECCDLAVCVKTYPLTCSCFDRVERCSDACKECVETEDSRHVCVDRYRGDPGPRCHDEDGRSGGPADDDAGGQATPTAVMADDKKAGGGDDDKKKRPWKCCDVPICTRSWPPVCRCADTVERCASTCQHCEQVEEGGPRRYRCLDTHRGDPGPRCGDGEDDGGEWSPTPRLARGHRF, from the exons ATGGCGATGGGCGCCGCTTCCATCCTACTGATGATGGTTTCGCTGGAGACCCTGCTTCtcgccgccggcgccggcgccggcgggaCCATCCGTCTGTCCAGCGATGTCGGAG ACCTTGTCACGGCGATGGCGAGGGCGAGGGCAAGGGCAAAGCATCAGCTTCGCGACGAGGAGAGGCCGTGGGGGGAATGCTGCGACTTGGCCGTATGCGTCAAGACGTACCCGCTAACTTGCTCGTGCTTCGATCGGGTTGAGCGCTGCTCCGACGCCTGTAAGGAGTGCGTGGAAACGGAGGACTCGCGCCACGTCTGCGTCGACAGGTACCGTGGCGACCCCGGGCCCAGGTGCCACGACGAGGACGGGAGGAGCGGCG GACCCGCTGACGACGACGCTGGTGGGCAAGCGACGCCGACGGCAGTGATGGCAGATGACAAGAAAGcaggcggcggcgacgacgacaagaagaagaggcCGTGGAAATGCTGCGACGTGCCCATCTGCACCAGGTCCTGGCCTCCGGTGTGCCGCTGCGCGGACACGGTGGAGCGGTGCGCCAGCACCTGCCAGCACTGCGAGCAGGTGGAGGAGGGCGGCCCCCGCCGCTACCGCTGCCTCGACACGCACCGCGGCGACCCGGGGCCAAGGTGCGGCGACGGCGAGGACGATGGTGGGGAGTGGTCGCCGACGCCGAGGCTCGCGAGGGGCCACCGTTTCTAG
- the LOC100274196 gene encoding Bowman-Birk type bran trypsin inhibitor-like precursor translates to MAMGAASILLMMVSLETLLLAAGAGAGGTIRLSSDVGGVAADLVTAMARARARAKHQLRDEERPWGECCDLAVCVKTYPLTCSCFDRVERCSDACKECVETEDSRHVCVDRYRGDPGPRCHDEDGRSGGPADDDAGGQATPTAVMADDKKAGGGDDDKKKRPWKCCDVPICTRSWPPVCRCADTVERCASTCQHCEQVEEGGPRRYRCLDTHRGDPGPRCGDGEDDGGEWSPTPRLARGHRF, encoded by the exons ATGGCGATGGGCGCCGCTTCCATCCTACTGATGATGGTTTCGCTGGAGACCCTGCTTCtcgccgccggcgccggcgccggcgggaCCATCCGTCTGTCCAGCGATGTCGGAG GCGTTGCTGCAGACCTTGTCACGGCGATGGCGAGGGCGAGGGCAAGGGCAAAGCATCAGCTTCGCGACGAGGAGAGGCCGTGGGGGGAATGCTGCGACTTGGCCGTATGCGTCAAGACGTACCCGCTAACTTGCTCGTGCTTCGATCGGGTTGAGCGCTGCTCCGACGCCTGTAAGGAGTGCGTGGAAACGGAGGACTCGCGCCACGTCTGCGTCGACAGGTACCGTGGCGACCCCGGGCCCAGGTGCCACGACGAGGACGGGAGGAGCGGCG GACCCGCTGACGACGACGCTGGTGGGCAAGCGACGCCGACGGCAGTGATGGCAGATGACAAGAAAGcaggcggcggcgacgacgacaagaagaagaggcCGTGGAAATGCTGCGACGTGCCCATCTGCACCAGGTCCTGGCCTCCGGTGTGCCGCTGCGCGGACACGGTGGAGCGGTGCGCCAGCACCTGCCAGCACTGCGAGCAGGTGGAGGAGGGCGGCCCCCGCCGCTACCGCTGCCTCGACACGCACCGCGGCGACCCGGGGCCAAGGTGCGGCGACGGCGAGGACGATGGTGGGGAGTGGTCGCCGACGCCGAGGCTCGCGAGGGGCCACCGTTTCTAG
- the LOC100274196 gene encoding Bowman-Birk type bran trypsin inhibitor-like isoform X2, giving the protein MARARARAKHQLRDEERPWGECCDLAVCVKTYPLTCSCFDRVERCSDACKECVETEDSRHVCVDRYRGDPGPRCHDEDGRSGGPADDDAGGQATPTAVMADDKKAGGGDDDKKKRPWKCCDVPICTRSWPPVCRCADTVERCASTCQHCEQVEEGGPRRYRCLDTHRGDPGPRCGDGEDDGGEWSPTPRLARGHRF; this is encoded by the exons ATGGCGAGGGCGAGGGCAAGGGCAAAGCATCAGCTTCGCGACGAGGAGAGGCCGTGGGGGGAATGCTGCGACTTGGCCGTATGCGTCAAGACGTACCCGCTAACTTGCTCGTGCTTCGATCGGGTTGAGCGCTGCTCCGACGCCTGTAAGGAGTGCGTGGAAACGGAGGACTCGCGCCACGTCTGCGTCGACAGGTACCGTGGCGACCCCGGGCCCAGGTGCCACGACGAGGACGGGAGGAGCGGCG GACCCGCTGACGACGACGCTGGTGGGCAAGCGACGCCGACGGCAGTGATGGCAGATGACAAGAAAGcaggcggcggcgacgacgacaagaagaagaggcCGTGGAAATGCTGCGACGTGCCCATCTGCACCAGGTCCTGGCCTCCGGTGTGCCGCTGCGCGGACACGGTGGAGCGGTGCGCCAGCACCTGCCAGCACTGCGAGCAGGTGGAGGAGGGCGGCCCCCGCCGCTACCGCTGCCTCGACACGCACCGCGGCGACCCGGGGCCAAGGTGCGGCGACGGCGAGGACGATGGTGGGGAGTGGTCGCCGACGCCGAGGCTCGCGAGGGGCCACCGTTTCTAG